The segment TGCTGTACTGTCGTTATGGTGTGGAGCAGATCAAAGGGTTCCTTAGGAATAGGGCTGATTCCTGCATCAAGGCGAGAAAGGGTCAGTAGGTTTTCTACGATCCCCCGCATGCGGAAAAGCTGATTCTCTAGGTCGGAGAGAAGTTCTTGGGAGTCGCCAGAGGAGGTATGGGTGGAATAGCTCATGAGTTCCTTGCGGAGCAGCTCGGTGAAGGCCAATCCTGCTGTGAGGGGGGTTCGTAACTCATGGCTTGCATCTGCGAGGAAGTACTTGAGGCTGTCTCGCTCCTGCTGCAACTCCCTGTACTTTTGGGCTAATCCGTCGGCCATGGCGGAAAACCCGATACTCAGTTGTTCAACCTCTCGACTTCCCGGGTTTTTCAGAATAAAGGCGGTTCCAGGGTTGGGGGGATCCTCATGGGGAGATGTCTTCAGGGAAAATTCCTCAACCCTGGTCTTCAGAGAAAGTAAGGGATTAGCAATATTCCGGGTGATTACCAGGGCCATAATAGATGCCAGCAGCAGACTCAAGCCTGCTGCCGCTGAATACCCCACTAGTGCATCCTTTTGTATACGATCAAGAAACGTCGTTTCTGAAAGGAGTTCTAATGCGGGTGAGCCAGGAAGGGGAGAAAGAGGTACGACAAGGCGGCTGCCGTCGCTGCGGGTGGGATTACTACCCAGGGGTTGGTCAGAACTATTCCGGGAGCGGTGCATGGCTGGTCCCAATTGATCAAAGAGAAAATCATGAAGGGGCATGGTAGGCCGGCCGGAATTTCGTTGGAATAGGATTGAATCTGTTACCTGCCCTGATTCATCGAGGATTCGGAACTGCAACTGAGATTGTTCCTGTTCCCTGGAAAGCAATCGGCGCAGTATCTGGTTATCTAGGGTGCTTAGGTTTGGATCGTTGGCGTTATCTCGTTGACGCCGAAACTCTTCCAGGAGTTGGACAGCCTTCTGCTCAAGATAATCTCTACTGAGGTTCCTCGTGTATCCCCGAAGAAACACCAAAAACAGCCCGCCAAGAAGCAGCAGGCTGAATAGGGTGGTAGAGAGGAGACCGATGGTAATCCGTGACCGGATAGATGGTATCATGTGCTCTCCCATGTACGTAGCGAAAATGCCGTGGTATTAACGACGACCGCGGCTCGGACCCCGGGGGGTGTCAGGTGTTCCGAACCCGCGCTCTTGGAAAAAACCCATGGGTCCCGTCCTGGCATTCCCGAAGGCTCTGCTCATTCCAAGATTGGGGAAGGGGTGGTATTGAATCCCAAGGTAGGGGTGACCATCCTCTGATCCCAGGGTAACAGTAATCTCTTGGGAATCGCTGGATTGTAACAGAGATTGAACCGTGAGCGATACAGAATCTCCGGGTTCCAGTTCTGATATGATACCGGCTACATCGGCGCTGGCCAAGGGTTCGCCGTTTATTTCCGAGATGAGCATTCCAGGGGTAAGTCCTGCCTTCTGGGCGGGGCTATCGGGTTGTACTGCAAC is part of the Spirochaeta lutea genome and harbors:
- a CDS encoding sensor histidine kinase → MIPSIRSRITIGLLSTTLFSLLLLGGLFLVFLRGYTRNLSRDYLEQKAVQLLEEFRRQRDNANDPNLSTLDNQILRRLLSREQEQSQLQFRILDESGQVTDSILFQRNSGRPTMPLHDFLFDQLGPAMHRSRNSSDQPLGSNPTRSDGSRLVVPLSPLPGSPALELLSETTFLDRIQKDALVGYSAAAGLSLLLASIMALVITRNIANPLLSLKTRVEEFSLKTSPHEDPPNPGTAFILKNPGSREVEQLSIGFSAMADGLAQKYRELQQERDSLKYFLADASHELRTPLTAGLAFTELLRKELMSYSTHTSSGDSQELLSDLENQLFRMRGIVENLLTLSRLDAGISPIPKEPFDLLHTITTVQHEFTATHTEIGPEDISSQVAALPDLEPWGNPQIITQLLTILLDNAYRYGAPPVQISAWYDPQAGAVMIQVLDHGPGVEPGEEEKITQRFFRGAAGTASNQGLGLGLSIARSLTQSMGGDLLVNPHTNTTGLCIRFLFPTQPRP